In Paenibacillus ihbetae, the following are encoded in one genomic region:
- the fliY gene encoding flagellar motor switch phosphatase FliY has product MTSKDYLSQEEIDALLKQSEMASDPSSSAATVDDVLTPLEQDALGEIGNITFGSAATALSTLLGKKVDITTPRVSIIKRSQFEEEFPKPHVAVHVTYVDGFEGINSLVIKTRDAQVIADLMLGGEGNPEEGELNEIHISAVQEAMNQMMGSSATSMSTIFNRFVNISPPGIDILNMVSGEGVNNLPQDETLIKISFRLIIGDLIDSTIMQLLPVHFSKDMVRMLINGTDEPQPVQQETAAAVEAPAPAQEPAAQPTQPPAYAQDAGNAQEEAHYGYNAAMHPQGGPAPNAMPYGQPQMPPQTGPQHYGGMHGRNVNVQPVQFANFQSAPYPQVDENNLNLLMDIPLKVTVELGRTQKQIKDILEMSQGSIIELDKLAGEPVDILVNHKLIAKGEVVVIDENFGVRVTDIVSQWDRIQKLQ; this is encoded by the coding sequence TTGACGAGTAAAGATTATTTATCCCAGGAAGAAATCGACGCCTTGCTGAAGCAGTCGGAAATGGCATCGGATCCTTCTTCTTCGGCGGCTACCGTAGATGATGTATTGACGCCACTGGAGCAGGATGCGCTAGGGGAGATCGGTAACATTACCTTTGGCAGCGCCGCAACGGCGTTGTCCACGCTCCTCGGCAAGAAAGTGGATATTACGACGCCGAGAGTGTCCATCATCAAGCGAAGCCAGTTTGAGGAGGAGTTTCCAAAGCCGCATGTTGCCGTACACGTCACGTATGTCGACGGCTTCGAGGGCATTAACTCTCTCGTGATCAAAACTCGCGATGCCCAGGTGATTGCAGACTTGATGCTGGGCGGAGAAGGCAACCCCGAAGAAGGGGAATTGAACGAAATCCATATCAGCGCCGTTCAGGAAGCGATGAACCAGATGATGGGCTCTTCCGCGACGAGCATGTCCACAATATTCAACCGGTTTGTCAACATCTCGCCGCCGGGCATCGATATCTTGAACATGGTGAGCGGAGAAGGCGTCAACAATCTGCCGCAGGACGAAACCTTGATCAAAATTTCGTTCCGCCTGATCATCGGCGACCTGATTGATTCGACCATCATGCAGCTGCTCCCGGTACACTTCTCCAAAGATATGGTTCGCATGCTGATTAACGGCACGGATGAGCCACAGCCGGTGCAGCAAGAGACCGCGGCGGCAGTAGAGGCACCGGCTCCGGCGCAAGAACCGGCAGCTCAGCCTACGCAGCCGCCCGCTTATGCGCAGGATGCCGGAAATGCACAGGAAGAGGCTCATTATGGCTACAATGCGGCCATGCATCCCCAAGGAGGACCTGCTCCGAACGCGATGCCGTATGGACAGCCGCAAATGCCGCCGCAGACGGGTCCGCAGCATTACGGAGGCATGCACGGCCGGAATGTGAACGTGCAGCCGGTGCAATTCGCCAATTTCCAATCGGCGCCCTATCCGCAGGTGGATGAAAACAATCTGAACTTGCTGATGGACATTCCTCTTAAGGTCACCGTAGAATTAGGAAGGACTCAGAAGCAAATTAAGGATATCCTGGAAATGTCCCAGGGTTCGATTATCGAGCTGGACAAGCTGGCGGGCGAGCCTGTGGACATCCTGGTCAATCACAAGCTGATTGCCAAAGGCGAGGTTGTCGTCATCGATGAGAACTTTGGCGTACGTGTAACGGATATCGTGAGCCAATGGGACCGAATTCAAAAATTACAATAG